A single region of the Podospora pseudopauciseta strain CBS 411.78 chromosome 1, whole genome shotgun sequence genome encodes:
- the VPS33 gene encoding Vacuolar protein-sorting-associated protein 33 (COG:U; EggNog:ENOG503NVCM; BUSCO:EOG09261LV7) translates to MAPQPEFDTEHIRDKARRDLLHLLEGVRGKKNLVIEEKLAGPLGVIVKASTLREYDVDKIFFLENKNTDTSNRNVVFIARGESARNAHAIADQITRLQREAQTPLEFHVFWVPRRTLLSDKILEEAGVLGDTNVAELPLYFFPLDKDVLSLELDDSFRDLYLAKDPTPVFLLARALMGIQQKHGLFPRIVGKGDNAKRVSDLLLRMRQELLAGEDVGEAGKVGLSPSTTTENIIIIDREVDFVTPLLTQLTYEGLIDELFGIQNNQTDVDSTIVGAAPQPGPQAGSTTAPTATDGQTRKRKIQLDGSDKLFAQLRDTNFAVVGTQLHKIARRLQSDFDSRHSSKTTAELREFVQKLPGYQAEQQSLKIHTGLTEEIMKYTQTELFTKLLEVQQNLAAGADPSSQFDAIEELIARDTPLPQVLRLMCVYSCISGGIKSKELDHFRRLILQGYGYQHLLTLHNLERLQMFLSRSSPLASMIPMTGSAGATGNKTNYTYLRKQLRLIVDEVNEEDPNDIAYVYSGYAPLSVRLVQCILQKQYLLSLTRGNGVTSAAGPAGSGAQGWRGFDDAVKHARGQTFDEVQKGEDKAVKARALLSGGGEQKTVFVVFVGGISFTEIAALRFIAKQEEGKSDHIPDM, encoded by the exons atggcTCCTCAACCGGAGTTTGACACAGAACATATCAGAGACAAGGCGCGGAGGGATCTGCTTCATCTTCTCGAAGGG GTTCGTGGAAAGAAGAACCTCGTCATTGAGGAGAAGCTCGCCGGTCCGCTCGGTGTGATAGTCAAGGCCTCGACTTTACGTGAATACGATGTCGACAAGATCTTCTTTCTTGAGAACAAGAACACGGATACCAGCAACCGCAATGTTGTCTTCATTGCCCGCGGCGAGTCTGCCCGCAACGCTCATGCGATAGCCG ACCAGATTACTCGCCTTCAGCGAGAGGCGCAGACCCCGCTCGAATTCCATGTGTTCTGGGTGCCTCGGCGGACGTTACTTTCTGACAAGATCTTGGAGGAAGCTGGAGTCTTGGGAGACACCAATGTCGCCGAACTCCCGCTCTACTTCTTTCCCCTGGATAAAGATGTCTTGTCCCTAGAGCTTGACGATTCGTTCCGCGACCTTTATTTGGCCAAAGACCCCACGCCCGTTTTCCTGCTCGCCCGCGCCTTGATGGGCATCCAACAAAAGCATGGACTGTTTCCTCGTATTGTCGGCAAAGGCGACAACGCCAAAAGGGTTTCCGATCTTCTTTTGCGCATGAGACAAGAGTTACTCGCCGGCGAGGATGTTGGCGAGGCCGGCAAGGTTGGGCTCAGCCCCAGCACAACCACTGAAAACATCATCATTATCGACCGAGAAGTCGATTTTGTTACACCTCTTCTCACCCAGCTCACTTACGAAGGGTTGATCGACGAACTGTTTGGCATTCAAAATAACCAAACCGATGTTGATTCGACGATAGTTGGCGCAGCACCACAGCCTGGACCTCAAGCCGGATCGACGACAGCCCCGACGGCAACAGATGGGCAGACGAGAAAGCGCAAGATACAGCTGGACGGCTCTGACAAGTTGTTTGCGCAGCTTCGCGACACCAATTTCGCCGTCGTAGGCACTCAGTTGCACAAAATAGCCCGACGACTCCAAAGCGATTTTGATAGCAGACACAGTTCAAAGACGACAGCGGAGCTTAGGGAATTCGTGCAAAAGCTACCCGGATATCAGGCAGAGCAACAGAGCCTAAAGATACACACGGGCCTTACAGAAGAAATCATGAAGTATACGCAGACTGAGCTCTTTACGAAGCTCCTTGAGGTGCAGCAGAATCTGGCAGCAGGAGCGGATCCATCTTCGCAATTTGATGCCATTGAGGAGCTCATAGCGCGGGACACACCATTGCCTCAAGTTTTGAGACTGATGTGTGTTTACTCTTGCATCTCGGGGGGCATCAAGAGCAAAGAGCTGGACCACTTTCGGCGACTTATACTTCAAGGGTATGGATATCAGCATCTGCTGACCCTCCATAACCTAGAACGGCTCCAGATGTTTTTATCCAGGTCATCCCCTCTGGCATCCATGATTCCCATGACAGGCTCTGCGGGTGCGACTGGAAATAAAACCAACTACACATATCTCCGCAAGCAGCTCCGGCTCATTGTGGACGAGGTCAACGAAGAAGACCCCAACGATATTGCCTACGTCTATAGCGGCTACGCCCCTTTATCGGTTCGACTTGTCCAATGCATTCTCCAGAAACAATATCTACTTTCCCTCACAAGAGGGAACGGGGTGACGAGTGCGGCTGGACCGGCTGGAAGTGGAGCACAGGGATGGCGCGGATTCGACGACGCTGTCAAGCATGCTCGAGGCCAGACGTTCGACGAGGTCCAAAAGGGCGAGGACAAGGCTGTCAAAGCCAGGGCGTTGTTAtcgggaggtggtgaacAAAAGACGGTCTTTGTGGTGTTCGTGGGCGGCATCAGTTTCACTGAGATTGCCGCACTGCGGTTTATTGCAAAACAGGAAGAAGGCAAGTCGGACCATATACCCGACATGTAG
- a CDS encoding hypothetical protein (COG:Q; EggNog:ENOG503NV24), whose amino-acid sequence MGPPSRPRSRDSSGAGKRPVRGSSPNIDSRRSNRIPASSSFAKPSSSPASGTSLNTPDWRVKVKESSSPSEDIAAEIVVWTGDTMDVDVPKSPTSAPPEMLDIADVAAEDMKMEPGVSPSSSPLSQPASSPSMQPESLLTEVPPPLSLDVSSVPQLEPTTPLQHDPPPPTPPLSPPAPASAVVISQTVEKDVAPKAEGSSSSVSPASEHSDLSPALSSVSSKATTPVDNESSKEGMAPPAAQPASQIKDKPRRRYDVRPKVSIPPDLPLYEYATQCISGAEASRLNPYALHPEEYSMLRDHISHTQVTTYLNIRNGILRLWVRNPQIAVTRDEAVGCAKDSRWFDVASLSFDWLVRRGYINFGCVEIRSSRKPVPEGSSTRRKQKTIVVIGAGMSGLGCARQLEGLFKQYSRKFREMGEEPPRVVVLEGRSRVGGRVYSRAFTTKPKQVPPHFEGKRYTAEMGGMIITGFDRGNPINILLRGQLGLDYHKLNPDMTIFDSNGKPVDFVRDQMVEKLYNDCLERVSEYKFQQPTSKLIEGNRDLIDEGRDSSAETHRTIRQAEEAAAAQPYAAPVSEQNMAPQVHLVPVSSDRATGKVHTEPGTPGAQKAAHRVRDIGWPLKHGVSDDADLEIDSLTKEPNATLGSVIDKIIPQYRDLVDFTAQDFRLMNWHVANLEYSNATNYNQMSLRGWDIDAGNEWEGAHTMVVGGYQSVPRGLAMLPTPLNLKQKSPVQKITYSPDNTGKATVECEDGYKVEADYVVNTIPLGVLKHGNVQFDPPLPSWKADAISRLGFGVLNKVILVYREAFWNENRDIFGVLRMPSSRHSLEQKDYSSQRGRFFQWFNISKPSGLPVLLALMAGDAGYDTEQSCNDDLVAEATEVLRSVYGSRVPKQPVEAVVTRWASDKFARGSYSSAGPNMEADDYDTMARPIGNLYFAGEHTSGTHPATVHGAYLSGLRAASEVLDAILGPIEIPTPLIVPKDHSSLKRKASGGNQKDGSLEARLRQYEIDMWDHIVSLIDRRPAMPAKPASNAYIFFSKSNYDRARRKLEEGRRPGKGKPSANEVRVMSAKMWKETTEEEKRPFVEMVEEQKRAYAERMEEWKKLGEEWDGKATQLRLKYEREHPVPKAEEVGENNKRRKAAAGVESYAEDEEEDEEEEEEEEEEEEEGEGKGEDVVMEG is encoded by the exons ATGGGGCCCCCTTCCCGCCCCCGATCTAGAGATTCTAGCGGTGCTGGGAAACGACCTGTAAGAGGTTCTAGTCCGAATATTGATTCACGACGTTCAAACCGCATACCGGCCAGCTCAAGTTTTGCcaagccatcatcatcacctgccAGCGGCACGTCTTTGAATACCCCTGACTGGAGGGTGAAAGTCAAGGAGTCTTCGAGTCCATCTGAGGATATCGCTGCCGAGATAGTGGTCTGGACGGGAGACACTatggatgtggatgtgcCCAAGTCACCCACATCGGCGCCGCCGGAGATGTTAGACATTGCTGATGTGGCAGCTGAGGACATGAAGAT GGAACCTGGCGtgtcgccatcatcgtcccCCCTATCTCAACCTGCGTCGTCTCCCTCGATGCAGCCTGAATCTCTTCTCACTGAAGTGCCACCGCCGCTCTCCCTAGATGTTTCATCGGTTCCTCAACTTgaaccaaccacccctctccaacatgatcctccgccacccacccccccattATCACCTCCGGCACCGGCATCTGCAGTAGTAATATCCCAAACTGTGGAGAAAGATGTTGCTCCAAAGGCGGAaggctcatcatcatcagtaTCTCCCGCATCGGAACACTCCGACTTATCACCCGCCCTATCCTCGGTGTCTAGTAAAGCCACCACTCCGGTTGATAACGAAAGCTCCAAGGAGGGCATGGCACCTCCTGCTGCCCAACCCGCCAGTCAAATAAAAGACAAGCCGAGGCGGAGATATGACGTGCGGCCAAAGGTCTCTATCCCGCCTGATCTGCCGCTCTACGAATACGCCACACAGTGCATTTCCGGGGCCGAAGCGTCGAGACTAAACCCTTATGCCCTTCATCCAGAGGAGTACTCGATGCTCCGTGATCATATCAGCCATACACAAGTGACGACGTATCTGAATATCCGTAACGGAATCCTGAGACTTTGGGTCAGAAATCCACAGATCGCTGTCACACGTGACGAGGCTGTTGGCTGTGCCAAAGACTCGAGGTGGTTTGACGTTGCCAGCCTCAGCTTTGACTGGCTCGTCCGTCGCGGATATATCAACTTTGGGTGTGTTGAAATCCGGTCGTCACGTAAGCCAGTGCCCGAAGGCTCATCTACTCGGAGGAAACAAAAGACGATTGTCGTCATCGGCGCGGGGATGTCCGGGCTTGGCTGCGCAAGACAGCTGGAAGGCTTGTTCAAGCAGTACTCGAGGAAGTTTCGCGAGATGGGTGAGGAGCCTCCACGGGTTGTCGTCCTGGAAGGGAGAAGCCGTGTTGGCGGGAGAGTGTATTCCCGTGCTTTCACCACAAAACCAAAACAGGTCCCACCTCATTTTGAAGGCAAGAGATATACCGCAGAGATGGGAGGCATGATTATCACGGGCTTTGATAGGGGCAATCCCATCAACATCCTTCTCAGAGGCCAGCTGGGGCTTGACTATCACAAGCTGAACCCCGACATGACCATCTTCGATTCGAACGGCAAGCCTGTCGATTTTGTACGGGACCAGATGGTGGAGAAGCTCTACAACGACTGTCTTGAGCGGGTCAGCGAGTACAAGTTTCAGCAGCCGACGTCGAAACTGATCGAGGGCAACCGCGACTTGATAGACGAGGGCAGGGATAGTTCGGCGGAAACGCACAGGACGATTCGGCAAGCTGAAGAGGCGGCTGCTGCGCAACCGTATGCGGCGCCCGTGTCGGAACAAAACATGGCGCCGCAGGTTCACCTGGTACCCGTATCGTCGGATCGCGCCACTGGGAAGGTTCACACCGAACCAGGAACCCCAGGGGCTCAGAAAGCGGCGCATAGGGTGAGGGATATCGGTTGGCCGCTCAAGCATGGCGTCAGCGACGATGCTGATCTCGAGATTGATTCTCTTACCAAAGAACCCAATGCCACGCTCGGCAGCGTCATCGACAAGATCATTCCGCAGTACAGAGATCTGGTAGACTTCACGGCGCAGGATTTCAGGCTCATGAACTGGCACGTTGCCAATCTTGAGTACAGCAATGCCACCAACTACAACCAGATGAGCCTTCGGGGGTGGGACATTGACGCGGGAAACGAGTGGGAAGGGGCCCATACgatggttgttggggggtaTCAGAGCGTGCCTAGAGGTCTGGCGATGCTTCCTACGCCATTGAACCTGAAGCAAAAGTCGCCAGTCCAAAAGATTACATACAGTCCTGACAACACGGGTAAAGCCACTGTTGAGTGTGAAGATGGTTACAAGGTGGAGGCGGACTACGTTGTCAACACTATCCCGCTCGGTGTGCTCAAGCACGGTAACGTGCAGTTTGACCCGCCGCTGCCGTCTTGGAAGGCCGACGCCATCAGCCGCCTAGGTTTTGGCGTGCTGAACAAGGTCATTCTTGTGTACAGAGAGGCGTTCTGGAACGAGAATCGCGACATTTTTGGTGTCTTGCGGATGCCATCTAGCCGGCATAGTCTGGAACAGAAGGATTACTCCTCTCAGCGAGGTCGCTTCTTTCAGTGGTTCAACATCTCCAAGCCGAGCGGGCTGCCTGTTTTGCTCGCGCTCATGGCTGGCGACGCTGGGTATGACACGGAGCAGAGCTGCAACGACGACCTTGTGGCGGAAGCGACAGAGGTTCTTCGCAGTGTTTACGGTTCTAGGGTACCCAAACAACCTGTCGAGGCGGTCGTGACCCGGTGGGCGTCTGACAAGTTTGCCCGCGGGAGTTACTCATCGGCGGGGCCAAACATGGAGGCGGATGACTATGACACCATGGCGAGGCCGATTGGGAATTTGTATTTTGCGGGCGAGCACACCAGCGGGACGCACCCTGCCACTGTTCACGGTGCTTATCTGTCGGGACTCCGCGCGGCGTCGGAAGTGCTGGATGCCATACTCGGGCCGATTGAGATTCCTACCCCGCTCATTGTCCCCAAGGACCACTCGTCCCTCAAGCGTAAAGCGTCGGGGGGTAATCAGAAGGACGGCTCCCTTGAGGCTCGGCTGAGGCAGTACGAGATTGACATGTGGGATCACATTGTCTCGCTGATTGACAGGCGGCCTGCGATGCCGGCCAAGCCGGCGAGCAACGCGTACATCTTTTTCAGCAAGTCCAACTACGacagggcgaggaggaagctggaggaggggaggcggCCGGGCAAGGGGAAGCCCTCTGCTAAcgaggtgagggtgatgagcgcaaagatgtggaaggaaacgaccgaggaggagaagaggccgtttgtggagatggtggaggagcagaagaggGCGTATGCGGAAAGGATGGAGGAGTGGAAGAAattgggggaggagtgggatgggaaggCCACCCAGTTGAGGTTGAAGTATGAGAGGGAGCATCCGGTTCcgaaggcggaggaggttggggagaataataagaggaggaaggcggcggcgggcgtGGAGAGCTAtgctgaggatgaggaggaggatgaggaggaggaggaggaggaggaggaggaggaggaggagggggaggggaaaggggaggatgtggttaTGGAGGGGTAG
- a CDS encoding hypothetical protein (COG:O; EggNog:ENOG503P2QX), whose amino-acid sequence MAGFATKRLGKELSKINSTSLPPGIELVSADNFEEWFLDIRVLDNNPLYLNEIYRLKFRFSAQYPIEPPEVTFVKLADRPIPIHPHIYSNGIICLDLLGQQGWSPVQNVESVCMSLQSMLTGNSRNERPAGDEEFVRANRLRPKDIDFYYDDNNV is encoded by the exons ATGGCCGGATTCGCGACTAAGCGGCTCGGCAAAGAGTTGTCGAAA ATCAACagcacctccctccctccggGCATTGAACTTGTGTCGGCCGATAACTTTGAAGAGTGGTTCCTGGACATCCGGGTACTCGACAACAATCCTCTTTACCTGAACGAGATCTACAGACTCAAGTTTCGTTTCAGTGCGCAGTATCCCATCG AACCTCCCGAGGTGACGTTTGTGAAGCTCGCCGACCGACCAATCCCGATCCATCCCCACATTTACTCCAATGGAATCATCTGCCTCGATCTCTTGGGACAGCAAGGATGGAGTCCGGTGCAGAATGTTGAGAGTGTGTGCATGAGCCTCCAAAGTATGTTGACGGGCAACAGCAGAAACGAACGGCCCGCGGGTGACGAGGAGTTTGTGCGTGCCAACAGACTGCGCCCCAAGGATATCGACTTCTATTACGATGATAACAACGTCTGA
- a CDS encoding hypothetical protein (COG:F; BUSCO:EOG09264RJL; EggNog:ENOG503P5BF) produces the protein MATQTTIPPPILSTTSPADIASTCETFALSREEFDNLQRSAKEAKSHSYSPYSKFRVGAALLTQTNLIITGANVENASYPVTTCAERTALCKAVTTVHPNSISWASKTLKFKAIAVATDISPPASPCGMCRQAIREFCSVEIPIIMFDGENGYAVLRLKELLPLSFGPEALGKEDLGRRGDS, from the exons ATGGcaacccaaaccaccatcccacccccaatcctctccaccacctccccggcCGACATCGCCTCCACATGCGAGACGTTTGCCCTCTCCAGAGAGGAGTTTGACAACCTCCAACGCTCAGCAAAAGAAGCCAAAAGCCATTCCTACTCCCCCTACTCCAAATTCCGCGTCG gagccgccctcctcacccaaaccaatctcatcatcacagGCGCGAACGTAGAAAACGCCTCCTACCCCGTCACAACCTGCGCAGAGCGCACCGCCCTTTGCAAAGCCGTCACCACCGTCCACCCCAACTCCATCTCCTGGGCCTCCAAAACCCTAAAGTTCAAAGCCATAGCAGTAGCAACAGACATCTCCCCCCCAGCCTCCCCCTGCGGCATGTGCCGACAAGCCATCCGCGAGTTTTGCTCCGTAGAAATCCCAATCATCATGTTCGACGGTGAGAACGGGTACGCGGTCCTCAGACTAAAGGAACTACTCCCCTTGAGCTTTGGGCCGGAGGcgttggggaaggaggatttggggcggaggggggattCTTAG
- the CMK2 gene encoding Calmodulin-dependent protein kinase cmk2 (COG:T; EggNog:ENOG503NVBD), translated as MSPSAKFRHVLSSFVSNMLNRLHGQPESYDKKSKYRFGRTLGAGTYGIVREAEGPDGRVAIKIILKKNVRGNERMVLDELDMLQRLKHPHIVKFVDWFESRDKYYIVTELATGGELFDRICQQGKFTEKDASQTIKQVLGAVDYLHKNNVVHRDLKPENLLYLTKEADSDLVLADFGIAKMLGTKDEVLTTMAGSFGYAAPEVMLKQGHGKPVDMWSLGIITYTLLCGYSPFRSENLQDLIDECSACHVVFHDRYWKDVSDDAKDFILKLLKAKPEDRWSSEQALAHPWLSGENATDHNLLPEISAYLTRARLRRGIEMVKLANRIEALKMQEDDPDNSDMPKDATSAANQTRHFQSGKNANEEGSSGGGGSSGEKKEGEQAVGEKRTLSKAIKGAIFREVVMAKVREMKEQEETLKVTGEATGEGSK; from the exons atgTCACCTTCAGCCAAGTTTCGCCATGTCCTCTCGAGCTTCG TCTCGAACATGCTCAATCGCCTGCATGGGCAACCTGAGAGCTATGATAAGAA GTCCAAATATCGTTTTGGGCGCACCCTAGGCGCGGGCACCTATGGCATCGTCAGGGAGGCCGAGGGCCCTGATGGCAGGGTTGCTATCAAGATCATCCTGAAGAAGAACGTGCGGGGCAACGAGCGCATGGTCCTCGACGAGCTGGACATGCTCCAACGTCTCAAGCACCCTCACATCGTCAAGTTCGTTGACTGGTTCGAGTCGAGA GACAAGTACTATATCGTCACAGAACTTGCCACCGGTGGAGAGCTGTTCGACAGAATTTGCCAACAGGGCAAGTTCACCGAGAAGGACGCCTCCCAAACCATTAAGCAGGTCTTGGGCGCCGTCGACTATCTCCACAAGAACAATGTCGTTCACAGAG ATCTCAAACCCGAGAACTTGCTCTACCTCACTAAAGAGGCCGATTccgacctcgtcctcgccgaTTTTGGCATCGCAAAGATGCTCGGCACCAAGGACGAGgttctcaccaccatggctGGCTCTTTCGGGTATGCCGCCCCCGAGGTCATGCTCAAGCAGGGCCACGGCAAGCCTGTGGATATGTGGTCCCTGGGTATCATCACCTACACCCTCCTGTGCGGTTACTCGCCATTCCGGTCCGAGAACCTCCAGGATCTCATCGACGAGTGCAGCGCCTGCCACGTCGTCTTCCACGACCGGTACTGGAAGGACGTCAGTGACGATGCCAAGGATTTCATCCTGAAGCTGCTGAAGGCTAAGCCTGAAGACCGGTGGTCTAGCGAG CAAGCCCTCGCTCACCCCTGGCTCAGCGGCGAGAACGCCACCGACCACAACTTGCTGCCCGAGATCAGCGCTTATCTCACTCGCGCGCGCTTGCGCAGAGGCATCGAGATGGTCAAGCTGGCCAACCGCATTGAGGCGCTCAAGATGCAGGAAGATGATCCCGATAATTCGGACATGCCAAAGGATGCTACGTCAGCAGCGAACCAGACGCGTCATTTCCAGTCGGGCAAGAATGCTAACGAAgagggcagcagcggcggcggcggcagcagtggagagaaaaaggagggTGAGCAAGCAGTGGGGGAGAAGCGCACGTTGAGCAAGGCGATCAAGGGGGCTATTTTCCGTGAGGTTGTTATGGCCAAGGTCAGGGAAatgaaggagcaggaggagacgTTGAAGGTTACTGGGGAGGCTacgggggaggggtcgaAGTAA
- a CDS encoding hypothetical protein (EggNog:ENOG503PI9H), whose protein sequence is MQFKSFFTVLAAGLTMMVAAEEDITTTETSTLTQTQTVTITQCNPTISNCPGHTTTSVETSTSTLTTWTFPLSNSTISVGPTATSKFSIITSRPVVTETSIVEVPEEPTGTTPAPAESSVVEGAAAGLAASHATVLLGVLGAGIALLA, encoded by the coding sequence ATGCAGTTCAAGAGCTTCTTCACCGTTCTGGCCGCCGGCCTCACCATGATGgtcgccgccgaggaggacatcaccaccaccgagaccTCGACCCTCACCCAGACCCAAACCGTCACCATCACGCAGTGCAACCCAACCATCTCCAACTGCCCcggccacaccaccacctctgtcgagacctccacctccaccctcaccacctggaccttccccctctccaactccaccatctcggtcggtcccaccgccacctccaagttcagcatcatcacctcccGCCCGGTCGTCACCGAGACCTCCATCGTTGAGGTGCCCGAGGAGCCAACAGGCACCACCCCTGCTCCGGCCGAGTCCAGCGTCGTCGagggcgccgccgccggcctcGCCGCCTCGCACGCTaccgtcctcctcggtgTTCTCGGTGCCGGTATTGCTCTCCTCGCTTAA
- a CDS encoding hypothetical protein (EggNog:ENOG503Q4WR; COG:O), which translates to MATRGYGSAHAPIELSSDSGSDGGSSVSGSDYIERQDQGRQAHTAACEWRTARFHDRECSRYWDCPSHAVERALSEHRQEEAQGRGGDHDMDDGEERPDPGAVSPLSEDDEPDRGAEGNTRPRSPSPEVPASEALPAARNLRTEVPNDSGYSNEQRTASGASAENPIIVVSSPATAFRRQPRFSESAPGLSRTEPRRTRDGYTSVFQEQDASSGSSGAATPRHQPLLPSRGDPSGELILPRWQPDAEVTYCPICNAQFSIFVRKHHCRKCGRVVCASCSPHRITIPYQYIVQPPGAPRIFPQGAAMPPSDRDGWYPSLSGGERVRLCNPCVPDPNTTPPQALGADNGNADTAEGTSPGSNRWSFYFGGAQPAPTSTTHARSRSVTMPQQPGAPSSSRPQNLAYSQDTLNRILSGTPPVYFPAASGSSSRRHRPYPGPQRYQSMLNMEGSSSTVMAGPSDHHPHSSRQLPAAPQIAEEDECPVCHRELPPRTLPNYEAVREAHINMCITSHSAYGGTSSAPPGENPLPPPPPRRTGMFPYTATEKDCVDSAECSICLEEFEVGVAMARLECLCRFHRACIGAWWERHPGRCPMHSHDGFGY; encoded by the exons ATGGCTACACGAGGCTACGGCTCGGCCCACGCCCCCATCGAGCTCAGCAGCGATTCTGGTTCCGACGGAGGTTCGTCCGTGAGCGGCAGCGACTACATAGAAAGACAGGACCAAGGGAGACAGGCTCACACTGCCGCGTGCGAGTGGCGGACAGCAAGATTCCACGATCGGGAATGCTCACGCTACTGGGATTGTCCGTCGCATGCTGTTGAGCGCGCGCTCTCTGAACATCGTCAGGAAGAGGCACAGGGGCGAGGCGGAGATCACGATATGGATGACGGCGAAGAGAGACCTGATCCTGGGGCTGTCTCGCCTCtgagtgaggatgatgagccTGACCGTGGAGCTGAGGGTAACACAAGGCCGAGGTCTCCGTCTCCAGAGGTGCCGGCATCCGAGGCTCTGCCGGCTGCCAGAAACTTGAGAACTGAAGTGCCTAACGATTCCGGGTATTCGAATGAACAACGCACAGCATCTGGGGCGAGTGCAGAAAATCCAATCATTGTGGTTAGCAGTCCTGCGACTGCCTTCCGGAGACAACCCAGGTTCTCAGAGTCAGCGCCAGGGCTGTCAAGGACAGAACCAAGGCGGACAAGAGACGGTTACACTAGCGTATTCCAGGAACAGGATGCGAGTTCAGGTTCCTCCGGTGCTGCCACCCCGAGGCACCAACCCCTTCTGCCTTCTCGTGGGGATCCTAGCGGCGAGTTGATACTGCCAAGATGGCAGCCAGACGCTGAAGTGACCTACTGCCCTATATGCAACGCTCAGTTCAGCATATTTGTTAGAAAACATCATTGCCG CAAATGTGGGCGTGTTGTTTGCGCTTCATGCTCCCCGCACCGCATCACGATACCCTACCAGTATATTGTTCAACCTCCTGGCGCTCCCCGTATATTCCCGCAAGGAGCCGCGATGCCGCCTTCGGACCGCGACGGATGGTATCCAAGTCTGAGTGGTGGTGAAAGAGTGAGACTGTGCAATCCGTGTGTGCCAgaccccaacaccactccaCCGCAAGCCTTGGGAGCGGACAACGGAAATGCAGACACAGCAGAAGGCACCAGCCCTGGTTCGAACCGGTGGAGCTTCTATTTTGGCGGCGCTCAGCCTGCACCTACAAGCACCACTCATGCTAGAAGCAGGAGCGTCACGATG CCGCAGCAGCCAGGTgcgccatcatcctcacGTCCGCAGAACCTCGCCTACTCGCAAGACACACTGAACCGGATTCTCTCTGGCACCCCGCCGGTCTACTTTCCTGCCGCCAGCGGATCAAGTTCCCGTCGTCATCGACCATATCCGGGACCGCAGCGCTACCAGTCTATGTTGAACATGGAGGGATCATCTTCTACCGTCATGGCTGGCCCGTCagaccaccatcctcacagCTCAAGACAGCTCCCTGCCGCCCCTCAAATtgccgaagaagacgaaTGCCCTGTTTGCCACCGTGAACTACCGCCTCGAACTCTCCCCAACTATGAAGCCGTGCGGGAGGCCCACATCAACATGTGCATCACCTCACACAGCGCATACGGCGGGACAAGCAGTGCTCCGCCAGGAGAGAACCCGttaccgccaccgccgcctaGAAGGACGGGGATGTTTCCGTACACGGCCACAGAGAAGGACTGCGTGGACTCGGCTGAGTGTTCCATCTGTCTGGAAGAGTTTGAAGTGGGTGTTGCGATGGCGAGGCTGGAGTGCTTGTGCCGGTTCCACAGGGCGTGCATTGGGGCTTGGTGGGAGAGGCACCCGGGACGGTGTCCGATGCATTCGCACGATGGTTTTGGGTATtaa